A DNA window from Jaculus jaculus isolate mJacJac1 chromosome 1, mJacJac1.mat.Y.cur, whole genome shotgun sequence contains the following coding sequences:
- the Cfl1 gene encoding cofilin-1, translating into MASGVAVSDGVIKVFNDMKVRKSSTPEEVKKRKKAVLFCLSEDKKNIILEEGKEILVGDVGQTVDDPYATFVKMLPDKDCRYALYDATYETKESKKEDLVFIFWAPECAPLKSKMIYASSKDAIKKKLTGIKHELQANCYEEVKDRCTLAEKLGGSAVISLEGKPL; encoded by the exons ATG GCCTCCGGTGTTGCTGTCTCTGATGGTGTCATCAAGGTGTTCAATGACATGAAGGTGCGCAAGTCATCAACACCAGAGGAAGTGAAGAAACGCAAGAAGGCGGTGCTCTTCTGCCTGAGTGAGGACAAGAAGAACATCATCCTGGAAGAGGGTAAGGAGATCCTGGTTGGCGATGTAGGCCAAACAGTGGACGACCCCTATGCCACCTTTGTCAAGATGCTGCCAGACAAGGACTGCCGCTATGCGCTCTATGATGCTACCTACGAGACCaaggagagcaagaaagaggaccTGGTGTTCATCTTCTG GGCCCCTGAGTGTGCACCCCTTAAGAGCAAAATGATCTATGCCAGCTCCAAGGACGCCATCAAGAAGAAGCTGACAG GGATCAAGCATGAGTTACAAGCGAACTGCTATGAAGAAGTCAAGGACCGCTGCACCTTGGCAGAGAAGCTAGGCGGTAGTGCGGTCATCTCCCTGGAAGGCAAGCCTTTGTGA
- the Snx32 gene encoding LOW QUALITY PROTEIN: sorting nexin-32 (The sequence of the model RefSeq protein was modified relative to this genomic sequence to represent the inferred CDS: inserted 2 bases in 1 codon; deleted 1 base in 1 codon; substituted 2 bases at 2 genomic stop codons), with protein MRSIDEVLITSVRPKRAKVASEEDLKLSDILSYYTSSQELLYRXLXALANXKNANKARTRNQEVQSVQWHQQLCCQHFEHLLESAKQELVDFKFYRMVCSFGSNLIELAELELKHAKATTLLLNTLVPPKDEGFNVARPSASYLLP; from the exons ATGAGGTCTATAGATGAAGTGCTCATCACTAGTGTCAGACCCAAG AGAGCCAAGGTGGCCTCTGAGGAGGACCTGAAGCTGTCAGACATACTGAGCTACTACACAAGCAGCCAAG AACTGCTGTACAGGTAGCTGTAGGCATTAGCCAA TAAAAATGCCAACAAGGCTCGCACCAGGAATCAGGAGGTGCAATCAGTACAGTGGCACCAGCAGCTGTGTTGCCAGCATTTTGAGCACCTCTTGGAATCTGCCAAGCAAG AGCTCGTGGACTTCAAGTTCTACAGGATG GTCTGCTCTTTTGGTAGTAACCTCATTGAGTTGGCAGAGCTGGAGCTCAAACATGCCAAG GCCACCACCTTGCTTCTCAACACCCTTGTTCCCCCAAAGGATGAGGGCTTCAATGTGGCCAGACCTTCTGCAAGCTATCTCCTTCCCTAA
- the LOC101599558 gene encoding non-structural maintenance of chromosomes element 3 homolog has protein sequence MLQKPRNGACASAQAHSSRDLGPVGDTGVLNVSSGPSSSKDTLNSSSQGSHSSQTATYPGLRTQKQLELKVAELVQFLLIKDQKKMPIKRTGILKHVIRDYKDIFPDLLKLAVERLEYVFGYKLVELEPKRNTYILVNALEPLEEDASVRGDQGTPTTGLLMIILGLIFMNGNGIAESEVWDFLQRLGVYPTRKHFIFGDPKKLITEDFVRQRYLEYQRIPHTDPAEYQFQWGPRTNLETSKMKVLKFVAKVHNQDPTDWPAQYCEALVDEENRASPELSGPILSS, from the coding sequence ATGTTGCAAAAACCGAGGAATGGAGCCTGCGCCAGCGCCCAGGCCCACAGCAGCAGGGATTTGGGTCCTGTGGGAGACACAGGGGTCCTGAACGTGTCCAGCGGCCCGAGCAGCTCTAAGGACACCCTGAACAGCTCATCGCAGGGCTCGCACTCCTCCCAAACCGCCACCTACCCGGGGCTCCGGACCCAGAAGCAGCTGGAGCTGAAGGTGGCCGAGCTGGTGCAGTTCTTGCTGATTAAGGACCAGAAGAAGATGCCCATCAAGCGGACCGGCATCCTGAAGCATGTCATTCGAGACTATAAGGACATCTTCCCAGACCTCCTCAAGCTGGCTGTAGAGCGACTCGAGTACGTTTTTGGGTACAAGCTGGTGGAACTTGAACCCAAGAGGAACACCTACATCTTGGTCAATGCCCTGGAACCCTTGGAGGAGGATGCCTCGGTGAGGGGGGATCAGGGAACGCCCACCACGGGCCTCCTGATGATTATCTTAGGACTCATCTTTATGAACGGCAACGGCATCGCGGAATCCGAAGTCTGGGATTTCCTGCAGCGGTTGGGCGTGTACCCCACCAGGAAGCATTTCATTTTTGGTGATCCAAAGAAACTCATTACTGAAGATTTTGTAAGACAGCGTTACCTGGAGTACCAGCGAATACCCCACACGGATCCTGCAGAGTACCAGTTCCAGTGGGGCCCGCGAACCAACCTGGAAACCAGCAAGATGAAAGTTCTTAAGTTTGTGGCCAAGGTGCACAATCAAGACCCCACGGACTGGCCAGCGCAGTACTGCGAAGCTTTGGTAGATGAGGAGAATAGGGCCAGCCCTGAGTTGAGTGGTCCAATCCTGTCCTCTTGA